Sequence from the Rutidosis leptorrhynchoides isolate AG116_Rl617_1_P2 chromosome 3, CSIRO_AGI_Rlap_v1, whole genome shotgun sequence genome:
GAAAGTCCTTGGTTCGAAGATTCCCGCGGATATGCTTACTAAGGTGGTGACGACGgacaagttgaggttttgcattgcctcaaccggtcttctcatgaattgatgagagaaaatGACCTACTagagagatagagagatgatggttcaagtctaacaagaagtgttgaagaccttgtatagaAAGTCTACTCATTCGACGTATGTGATGAGTGTGCGTGTCTCATATTGCGTTTTGGCGGTATGTATGATGGTTCGACTATCTTGGTTAGTTTGTTGAAGTGTTGGGTTGACGAAGATTGGGTTTGTTTAAATAaaccttcaagtgggagattgttggagtggtGAAAGAAGATTTAAACTATTGAGAATCGCGACCAGGGGTGGATCGCGACCGGAAAGGCGGAGTTGAGGTCGCGATAGACTAACCAGAACGAAACCAGTTTTGGGGACAATGCGTCGCGACCATGATACATGGGTCGCGATCGCGACACGGGTCTGACGGAGAGAACTTTTCAAAATCAAGTTTTTTCTTGCTCCCTAAGTtgttaagttgtttccttgttgagttttgcctatataaacatcttattgtaacccatacattgtatcacgaaaattatcaataaaatctctctagtttaGTCCGTGTATTAAAGTAATTAACCcgttgattacatataaccacgttaaattattGTGTTCTTATTTTCTTTGTTATTGTCTTCGTTTATCTATTGTGGAAGTGTGATTTTCTGGAATCACTCTTATTGTTGGGTCCAATAACCCTAACATATTATTTGTCTGTGATCCCAGCTATTTGTGAAGTTATGTGTAGTTCTAGGTTTAGGAAGTTCAAGACCTAACTTGTAGTATGGCCCAAAATGTCTAAAGCAATTACACACATGTGATAATGTGTTGTGCGAACCAAAGCTTTAATGAGTATCTTGAATTTGGTTGACGTTGAGTAACCAAATTGTTAAATGTTAActttatttctatatcaatcaaatcTTGGTCTTTTACCTGTTGATGGCTGAGATTAAGGACACCATAGGATCACGTTTGGTAGATATTACTCTGAGATATCACTGTGAACTTTTTCTGTATCTGATATTATTTCTACATTCTATTATATCCTCTTTGTTATCTAAATGTCTTCTGAGAATGTTTAAAATGACAAGGATTAGCAGATGTATTTATAGCATATCTCTCCAAAATATCTGACTTTCACTGTTGGATATCTGATTCTGAGAAGATAAGATCTCGAGACTCTACGGTGACAAAACTGTTTCTAAATTAAATCGAGTGAAAAGAGTTAAAAATTTCTTCAATGTACTTGAATGTGTAAATTATTTTCATACGCGTGATGTTAAATTTGTGTTAAAAGGTTAAACCTTATGTCAAATTGAACACGCGCGTATGAAGTCATTTGTGCACGTATGATCATTACAAACGCACGCGGAAGTTGTTCAAAGTTTAAACACGTATAAGCTCTGCTTCCACGCGCGTATGTAGTTTAACTACGTGCATATACCACACGTGTAAGGTATACACGCGCGGTTAAACTCTGACTATATAAAGATTCACGCTGGAACATTCGACACACGCGTATCACTCTTCACACACGCACAGAAGCATTTGATCCATTTTCGACTTCAAAATCAGTGATTTTTGTTTCACGTTTCTGTTTCTATACTCTATACCGATCCCAGGGCCACTCATAATGTAATTTCTCTTCGATTTGTTCATGATTTATTGTTAAATTTAGGGCTCGAAAACCCTAAAACAATTTTGATTGATTTTGTGTTTTGATGCTATGATTTATTGATTTTGTGTTTGAATATTCATATAGATACGCCTTAAGAAAAATACATGAATGAGAATGGGAATGTGAATATGAAAATAACTAGTTCATCTGATCCATTATAAATTGACTCGGGGAAATAAAATATGCAACTACACTATATACAATCCACCCAAAccatttcatcccaaaaatattatcctTCATCTGAATAGTTCATTTTGTCAGATAAATTAACTCAATACTTTAAAATCAAACAAGGTTTCAAAGAGTTGACAATCCTATTTTTGCAGTTACAAGTATATTTACTAGTTACTATACACAACACGAAAATAGATACAAGGTTTCAAAACCAATTAATAGTAAATTTTTTccaatccaaaaaaaaaaatacaaccCCATTGTATAGAAGATTTTTCTTTACCTTTTTACATGCAAGTAAACATTCATTCATCGCCTATCACCACAAAACAAGTTGAAACTTATGCATATTTCGGGTCATCGAGGACCCGAAAGCTCCATTGCTTCAAGTACTAATGAAGATTCTTCTATATAATCTGCATAACGTTTCGGAAAACTTTCCGACGCTCGAAATCTCGGCGTTTCAATAGATTGTGACACCTCCCATCTTTCCACCAACCCTTCTCCTTCCAACATTCTTAATACTTCGGACATTTTGGGTCGATATAACGGGTTGAATTGGGTGCACAAAAGTGCAACTTGAACCATGTCTTCCAACTCGACCCGATCAAAATTGTTCTTTAATGCCTTGTCAACCATTAGGTTTAGTTTCCCATCTTGATGGAGTTTCTTTACCTGTAAAATGCACCAAATGTTATAACAAAATATCGGGATATCAACAAAAATGCCCTTTCTCGAACAATTTATAACAATTCGCCCCCCCAAAAAAAAATTCCCAAAATGTTCTCGCAAATCGCAAATCTTTTTGCGATTTGTGAATGGCATCTGCGTTTTTGTGTATGTGCATTCACAAATCGCAAATGGCTTTTGGGAATGGGTGACGGAGATCGCGACCGCTAAACTTTGCAAAGTCATATTTTTTGATTCGTAgattcgatttagtcaccgttttttaaaaagtgtgctTTTTTCCGAGATCTATCCGTttgtattgcaaaagcattttcGGAAGGAAAAAAAAAGGCAAGATGTTATAAAACATTCTAAAAAGCGCTTTTTGGTTAATATCCCTAAAATACTTAACATATACTGCATTTTCATAAAATGTTATCAACATTTAGCGTTATCGGTTATCAACGTTTTGTGAACGTATAcaacatgtacataaaatgcagtAATTAAAGGAGGAATATGAGAGAGTACCCAATCGAGCATAACGCCTTTTTGGTTAGCAGCCGTACGTCCAAAATCCAAGGCCTTTTGACCCGTGACAAGTTCCAAAAGCAAGATCCCGAAACCAAAAACATCAGTCTTATCTGATGATTGGCCCGTTGACAAATACTCAGGAGCAATGTGGCCCACTGTACCACGAACTGCGGTGGTTACGTGTGAATCATGGTGGTCCAACAACTTAGCCAGCCCGAAATCACCAACAACTGCCTCAAATTCTTCATCCAAAAGAATGTTTGCTGCTTTAACATCGCGATGAATTATCTTCGGGTCACTTTGTTCATGCAAATATAGTAAACCTCTTGCTGTTCCTAACGCAATATTCTTCCTTCTAGACCAGTCCAATACCGGCTTACCGTGTATATGATCTGGAGAACCACATTTAGTTATTTAAAATGTTGATTGACTAGTATCATAACAGAATTTAAAGGTGACAACATTGACCCATTTGATTATAACGAATGGGTCAAACTGGGTTATGTTTTAACTCTAACGGGTCAAACAAAATTTGGTGGCAACATTGACCCATGACGAATGATTCAAACTGGGTTATGTTTTTTCTCTAATGGGTCAAAAAGAATTTAGAGGTGGCAACATTGACCTATTTAATTATGACGAATGGGTCAAACTGGGTTATCTTTATCTTTAACGCGTCAAACAAAATTTAGACGTGGCAACGTTGACCCGTTTAATTATGACGAATGGGTCAAATTGGGTTATGTTTTATCTCTAGCGGGTCAGAGAATTTAGAGGTGGCAACGTTGACCCATTTAATTATGacgaatgggtcaaaatgggttatgTTTTATCTCTGACGAGTGAAACACAATTTAGAGATGGCAACAATGACCCATTTAATTATGGTGAGTGGGTCAAACTGGGTTATCTTTTATCTCTAACGGGTCAAACAGAATTTGGAGGTGGCAACATTGACCCATTTAATTATTACGAATGTCTCAAACCAGTTTTTACAAGATTAACTTTGTCAAGAATTTTAACGTAGTGTAATACGAACCTTTTAGTCGAGATGCAACGCTGCCATTTGACATATACGGATAGACTAGAATCCGCTCGTTTTCAGTTGAACAAAATCCCGAAAGGCGAAGAAGATTACGATGAACAGCCAAACTGATAGTTTCAACTTCTGTTTGAAACTGAATCTCACCCCCAAAATTGTTGTCGTCTTTTAACCGTTTAACCGCTACTATTGTGCCATCAGTTAATAACCCTTTGTAAACAATTCCAAATCCACCTTTACCTAAAATATTTTTCACGTGAAAATGGTCGGTTGCAGCCCTTAGTTCCTTAAATGTGAACCTCCTCAAATGGCCCAAACTTACATCCGGATCATATTGATCTGCTTACGTAAAACAAATAATTAGTAATCAAGTAACTAAATAACTGATGTTCTAAATACGATAACAAATTTAGGTGACTTGTGATGCTTTTTCTTATAAGCTAATCCTTATATCAGTGCACGATTAAAACTGTTAACATGAGCAATTAGATATCATTGACTTACCATTAACATCAAAGAATATTTGTTGATTCTTCCTATAACGTCGCCAAATGAAAAACACAACGCTCAATATAAGTAGTAATACAACACCAAAGCTTGTGCTAAGGGCAATAGCTAAATGACGATTTTTGACCCCCGATGAAGATTCGCCTGCCAGGACAAACATTGATATTGATATATCAGAAACCAACATTGGTGTTGTAACCTATTATGATTATATTATAGTTTTAGTGACCATTTTTAATAAATTACTCTAGTTATTAATGAATAATAATGAATCTAACCCGATTTGGTTTGTTATTAAAACGACCCATTTTACCTGTGATACCATCCGGAGGTAAAGATAGAGGCTCGGGATAAACAGCATTACAGCCATTTACAGAAGTATGGTTACATAATAAAGGGTTGCCTGTGATTCTGAAAAAGAAAATAtaaacgagatatgatcaaaagaTAATTTATTAGTAAATAGAAAAATTATTTAACTGAATAAAAAACTTACTTGAACGTTCGTGATGATATTTTAGGCAACGGACCACTAAGATTGTTATACGATAAGTCTCTGAATGAATACATATAATCCATTATTAGTAATTTAATGGAGTAATTAACAATAACAAATATTCTATATATAgaacaacacaacaacaacaacaaaacccaataccacataagtggtgtatggaggaggtgagatgtagacaatccttcccctatccgagaataaaaacaagtcatttctccacccagagtgaatacactctcaaaagtagagaaagtcatccctttctctattcaacggatagagagattgcttccgagtggacctccggccaataagtaggaaaaagtttttaataaaataaaataaaattgagacgccaggctctaagagtcaggcaagtcgccaataaatcgacgcttgttgtcgactcaataaATCGACAGTTTTTGAAAATAACATACACGAGAGTGAGTCCGCCAAGATGAGATAACGATTCAGGAACTGGTCCACTAAGGCTGTTATTGTTTAGTCGCCTAGCTTGAGCACATATGTGAGTCGAAATTAGAAACAtataaaatttgtaacaaattctCATTATATTACAAATATATGATTGAAAAAAACAGAGTTCATACTTACAACAGACTCAAGTTGTTGAGATCTCCCAAAGCAGCTGGCAGCTCACCGTTAAACTTATTCCCTGATAGATCAAGTGTTTGGAGGTTTCGTAACTTCCCAATCGCACCAGTAATTGGACCAGAAAGTGCGTTATTCTGTAGTGTACTAAATAAGCAGAATAAATGATCAAGTGTTAGAACATGCATACATTATCATACGACTAAAAATGGGAATATAACAAACCAGAATCTAATCAAACGGTTAGTTTTCAGTTTTGTATACAGATCAAAACAGTCAGTTGGGTCGGGTTAGGTTGCCTGAAACACTTTTCTCCATACTTTTTTAtactaaaatataataattaaaatagcaATAATATAGATTTAGATACATATTTGTTATAATCAAATAATTTAGCTAGTTTTCAAGGATTATAGATACATATTTGGATATTTTCAACCTAATGAACACATTGGACCCATCACTCTCATGTAACCTAATGAACACATTGGACCCATCACTCTCATGTTCCCATGAGATAAACATAACCAAAGTTGACTCACTCATAATGGGTCAAACTTGCCATATCTAATCACTAAAAAATGGGTAAACCAGGGTGAGGTTTTCTCAATTCATGTTGCCCGAGAAGGGTAAGAAATTGAACACCTCTAAATTTAATTTCCACGAAATAAAGTCAAAAAATTTGGTAAAGTATAGGGAACTTGATTACATAGATAGCAAGTTTGTAAGATTTCCAATTGCAGGCGATAACGTCCCAGATAAATTCTGACCCGGAAGCCCTCTGTCGATTACAAAACAATAAAAAAGAAAAACATTACAAATTAATAAAATGTGAAACAAAGCACCTAAAGTATTAAATAAAATT
This genomic interval carries:
- the LOC139897642 gene encoding protein NSP-INTERACTING KINASE 3-like; protein product: MVKIKHVYRVLSLVVLLIWLNVSSATLSPSGVNYEVVALMAIKQDIKDPHNALYNWDYSSVDPCSWGMVTCTDGSVSALGLPGQNLSGTLSPAIGNLTNLLSITLQNNALSGPITGAIGKLRNLQTLDLSGNKFNGELPAALGDLNNLSLLRLNNNSLSGPVPESLSHLGGLTLVDLSYNNLSGPLPKISSRTFKITGNPLLCNHTSVNGCNAVYPEPLSLPPDGITGESSSGVKNRHLAIALSTSFGVVLLLILSVVFFIWRRYRKNQQIFFDVNDQYDPDVSLGHLRRFTFKELRAATDHFHVKNILGKGGFGIVYKGLLTDGTIVAVKRLKDDNNFGGEIQFQTEVETISLAVHRNLLRLSGFCSTENERILVYPYMSNGSVASRLKDHIHGKPVLDWSRRKNIALGTARGLLYLHEQSDPKIIHRDVKAANILLDEEFEAVVGDFGLAKLLDHHDSHVTTAVRGTVGHIAPEYLSTGQSSDKTDVFGFGILLLELVTGQKALDFGRTAANQKGVMLDWVKKLHQDGKLNLMVDKALKNNFDRVELEDMVQVALLCTQFNPLYRPKMSEVLRMLEGEGLVERWEVSQSIETPRFRASESFPKRYADYIEESSLVLEAMELSGPR